A portion of the Candidatus Woesearchaeota archaeon genome contains these proteins:
- a CDS encoding VIT1/CCC1 transporter family protein: MRTKINRALFRIKQFNKIAEIDEIARRYLAMNSFDGVLAILGILLASFFADIRSRSMVITASLGIAVAIAVSGFYGTFITEKAERTGKIKRLEKSVGMFLKESQIQSAHSFATLALAAIDGLSPFLIAIIIVMPFFIASSITSAYYMSFALAALFLFLVGAFLARISKENMFIEGTKMVIAGAVCTIIIFFVEMMTRA; this comes from the coding sequence ATGAGAACAAAGATCAACAGGGCATTATTCAGGATCAAGCAGTTCAACAAGATAGCTGAGATAGATGAAATAGCAAGAAGGTATCTGGCAATGAACAGCTTTGACGGTGTTCTTGCGATCCTTGGAATTCTTTTGGCAAGCTTTTTCGCAGATATAAGATCAAGAAGCATGGTGATAACAGCTTCATTGGGAATAGCGGTAGCCATAGCTGTTTCAGGATTTTACGGGACATTTATAACAGAGAAGGCGGAAAGAACAGGAAAAATAAAAAGGCTTGAGAAAAGCGTTGGCATGTTTCTTAAAGAATCCCAGATTCAGAGCGCGCACAGCTTTGCCACGCTCGCGCTTGCAGCAATTGACGGGCTTTCGCCGTTTCTTATAGCGATAATTATAGTGATGCCGTTTTTTATAGCCAGCAGCATAACTTCGGCATATTACATGTCTTTTGCCCTGGCTGCATTATTCCTATTCCTTGTAGGAGCATTCCTGGCAAGGATCTCAAAAGAAAACATGTTTATTGAAGGAACGAAGATGGTGATAGCAGGAGCTGTCTGCACAATAATTATATTCTTCGTTGAAATGATGACGAGGGCATAA
- a CDS encoding peptidyl-tRNA hydrolase: MPYKQVILAREDLNLPKGKLAAQVAHASVASLIKSHKEDIAKWKNEGMKKVVLKVKDLGEMMKYRKESQDAGLVTALITDAGRTVVEPGTITCLGIGPDKEEKIDKITGKLKML; the protein is encoded by the coding sequence ATGCCGTACAAGCAGGTTATTTTGGCCAGGGAAGATCTAAACTTGCCCAAGGGAAAATTAGCAGCCCAGGTAGCTCATGCCTCTGTTGCTTCTCTTATTAAGTCGCACAAAGAGGATATTGCAAAGTGGAAGAATGAAGGGATGAAAAAGGTTGTTCTGAAAGTCAAGGATCTGGGTGAGATGATGAAATATAGAAAAGAATCTCAGGATGCGGGCTTAGTTACGGCTCTGATAACTGATGCCGGCAGGACTGTTGTAGAGCCGGGAACAATAACATGCCTGGGAATTGGGCCGGATAAGGAAGAGAAGATCGATAAGATAACCGGAAAGCTGAAGATGCTGTGA